One window of Chamaesiphon minutus PCC 6605 genomic DNA carries:
- the secF gene encoding protein translocase subunit SecF codes for MRKFSVTKQRKWWWLLSSAVILAGIVSMILSSTNPEINSPLRRGLDFTGGSKLQYELDCSIADNCKPIDIATVREIVKNQGIVEPIIQVVGKDSTGLSIRTKDLKVEARTKLEAALSEKLGKFDPQKTQNDTVGPTLGQELFQNGLIAIFLSFGLILAYLTFRFKFDYAFFAFVALFHDVFVTTGIFSILGLVNGVEVDSLFVVGLLTIIGFSVNDTVVIYDRIREVISINPDQPIDKIVDDAVNQTMSRSLNTTFTVLLTLFSIFFFGGDTLKNFALCLIIGFTAGAYSSIFIASTLFAWWRERHPTTPTASAISSES; via the coding sequence ATGAGAAAATTCAGTGTTACTAAACAACGTAAATGGTGGTGGCTGCTCTCCAGTGCCGTGATTTTGGCAGGGATCGTATCGATGATCTTATCATCGACAAATCCAGAGATTAATTCACCCTTACGGAGAGGCTTAGATTTTACAGGCGGTTCAAAATTACAATACGAATTAGACTGTTCGATTGCCGATAATTGTAAACCGATCGATATTGCAACCGTTCGCGAAATCGTCAAAAATCAAGGAATTGTCGAGCCAATTATTCAAGTAGTAGGTAAAGATTCGACAGGTTTATCGATCCGCACCAAAGATCTAAAAGTTGAGGCTAGAACCAAGCTAGAAGCGGCTTTAAGTGAAAAACTTGGTAAATTCGATCCTCAGAAAACCCAAAATGATACGGTTGGCCCTACTCTCGGTCAAGAATTATTTCAAAATGGCTTGATTGCGATATTTTTATCGTTTGGTTTGATTTTAGCGTATCTAACCTTCCGCTTCAAATTTGATTATGCTTTCTTTGCCTTTGTGGCTCTATTCCATGACGTATTTGTCACTACGGGAATTTTCTCAATTTTAGGTCTAGTTAATGGCGTCGAAGTTGATAGTCTGTTTGTCGTCGGTCTGTTGACAATTATCGGGTTTTCTGTTAACGACACGGTAGTTATTTACGATCGAATTCGTGAAGTGATTAGTATCAATCCCGACCAACCGATCGATAAAATCGTAGACGATGCCGTCAATCAAACCATGTCTCGATCGCTCAATACTACCTTTACGGTGCTCCTGACATTATTCTCGATTTTCTTCTTTGGTGGCGATACCCTCAAGAACTTTGCGCTGTGCTTAATTATTGGATTCACCGCTGGAGCCTATTCCAGCATCTTTATTGCTAGTACTCTGTTTGCTTGGTGGCGCGAACGTCATCCAACCACACCCACAGCCTCAGCAATAAGTTCTGAATCTTAG
- a CDS encoding (Fe-S)-binding protein, producing the protein MQSPTLDSQHPPEPKLIDACVHCGFCLSTCPSYRVLGTEMDSPRGRVYLMDALNEGEIDLTPAVVSHFDSCLGCLACTTTCPSGVQYDKLIASMRPQIERNHRRPLVERLYRQFIFGLFPYPNRLRLLLIPLFIYQKLGLQKLVRQTGIVEKVSPHLAGMESNLPELSLSTFQDTLPELIPAQGKQRYRVGMILGCVQRLFFDRVNQATVRVLTTNGCEIVVPPIQGCCAALPHHQGQEEQAKTLARQMIDTFANTNVDAIIINAAGCGHTLKEYGELLQDDPEYAQKAIDFAAKVKDVQEFLADIKLTTQLSPISTAPLKLVYQDACHLLHGQKISVQPRQLLKQIPNVTLTEPLDAALCCGSAGVYNMLQPETANELGSQKVRNLVNTGATIIASANPGCTLQIAKHLELQGHQTKILHPIELLDLSIRGIQVS; encoded by the coding sequence ATGCAATCTCCAACCTTAGACTCCCAGCATCCTCCAGAACCCAAGCTGATCGATGCTTGCGTGCATTGTGGCTTTTGTCTGTCTACGTGCCCTAGCTATCGCGTTTTGGGGACAGAAATGGATTCGCCCCGGGGACGAGTCTATTTGATGGATGCGCTCAACGAGGGTGAAATCGACCTCACCCCTGCGGTTGTCAGTCATTTCGATAGTTGCTTGGGTTGTTTGGCTTGTACCACCACCTGTCCGTCAGGAGTGCAGTATGACAAATTAATTGCCTCAATGCGTCCTCAAATCGAACGCAACCATCGACGTCCGCTCGTCGAACGGTTGTATCGACAGTTTATTTTTGGGCTATTTCCTTATCCCAATCGGCTGCGCCTGTTACTAATTCCGTTATTTATCTATCAGAAACTCGGCTTACAAAAACTCGTCCGCCAAACTGGCATCGTTGAAAAAGTTTCGCCCCATTTAGCGGGTATGGAGTCCAATCTCCCCGAACTATCCCTGAGTACATTTCAAGATACCTTACCCGAACTCATTCCCGCCCAAGGCAAGCAGAGATATCGCGTGGGGATGATTCTAGGCTGCGTGCAGCGGCTATTTTTCGATCGCGTGAATCAGGCTACAGTGAGAGTGCTAACCACCAATGGTTGCGAAATTGTGGTTCCACCCATTCAAGGCTGTTGTGCCGCGCTCCCGCACCATCAAGGGCAAGAAGAACAAGCCAAAACCCTTGCCAGACAGATGATCGATACTTTTGCCAATACCAACGTCGATGCCATTATTATCAATGCTGCTGGCTGCGGACACACATTAAAAGAATACGGCGAATTACTCCAAGACGATCCTGAATATGCCCAAAAAGCGATCGATTTTGCTGCCAAAGTTAAAGATGTCCAAGAATTTCTCGCTGACATCAAGCTGACAACGCAACTGTCGCCGATTTCGACCGCACCACTTAAGCTAGTTTATCAAGATGCCTGCCACTTATTGCACGGGCAAAAAATTAGCGTCCAACCGCGCCAATTGCTCAAACAAATTCCCAACGTTACCCTTACCGAACCATTAGATGCGGCTTTATGCTGCGGTAGTGCTGGCGTTTATAATATGCTCCAGCCAGAGACAGCCAACGAACTCGGCTCTCAAAAAGTGCGTAACTTAGTCAATACCGGAGCGACGATTATCGCCTCGGCAAATCCCGGCTGTACGCTCCAAATTGCCAAACATTTAGAACTTCAAGGTCATCAGACTAAAATTCTACACCCGATCGAGCTGTTGGATTTATCGATTAGAGGTATTCAAGTTAGTTAG
- a CDS encoding dolichyl-phosphate-mannose--protein mannosyltransferase, giving the protein MLSKLDTEQYKKYAIIGIVGVFIVSIGLRFWGLGRFNVLVFDEVYYAKFANNYLTNTKFFNSHPPLSQYLIAIGIWIGDRLPIGQDTTNMLTGSLHSTFSYRWMNALFGSLIPPVVAGLAYQLNQRLSFVFLATLFISLDGLFLVDSRYALNNIYLVFFGLLGQLLLLMASNKVGTSHILLMLGAGISFGASVACKWNGLWFLLGIYLLLAIAIIWKLIKFDRQDVAISNSLIDRLAKIKLIEIAFYLAIVPLATYSLLWIPHLIQNPEPNFIGVQWAILNYHEQIKNGTGVHPYCANWYTWPLLMRPLAYYFKQYKPNFYYDVHAMGNPLLWWFALLAIFGSLWVIVKSPWLIVNRLKIERAVLAPIREINLNYLSVPLFVLINYVANLLPWVRVTRCLYIYHYMGAIVFAVMGLAWFVDVWLRSNSQIWRGVGITTIFSIVASFIFWLPIYLGLPIETSALSWRLWDFWIFNWI; this is encoded by the coding sequence TATTATGCTAAATTTGCCAATAATTATCTCACTAACACTAAGTTTTTCAACTCACATCCACCACTAAGTCAATATTTAATTGCCATCGGAATTTGGATCGGCGATCGCTTACCGATCGGACAAGATACTACCAACATGCTTACTGGTTCGCTACATTCGACATTCAGCTATCGGTGGATGAATGCCCTATTTGGTTCCTTAATTCCACCTGTAGTTGCTGGATTAGCTTATCAATTAAACCAGAGACTTAGCTTTGTTTTTTTAGCAACCTTATTTATTAGTTTAGACGGACTATTTTTAGTTGATTCTCGCTATGCATTAAATAATATTTATCTAGTTTTCTTTGGGTTATTAGGTCAATTATTATTATTAATGGCTAGCAATAAAGTGGGAACTAGTCATATCTTATTGATGCTCGGTGCTGGCATCTCTTTTGGAGCATCAGTTGCTTGTAAATGGAATGGCTTGTGGTTTTTACTCGGCATCTATCTACTACTCGCGATCGCCATAATTTGGAAACTAATTAAATTCGATCGACAAGATGTTGCAATCTCGAATTCATTAATCGATCGATTGGCGAAGATTAAATTAATTGAAATCGCGTTCTATTTAGCGATCGTGCCGCTGGCTACCTATAGTTTATTATGGATTCCCCATCTTATTCAAAATCCCGAACCTAATTTCATCGGCGTGCAGTGGGCAATTCTCAATTATCACGAACAAATTAAAAATGGAACTGGCGTCCATCCTTATTGTGCGAATTGGTATACTTGGCCGTTATTAATGCGTCCGTTGGCTTATTATTTCAAACAGTACAAACCAAATTTTTACTATGATGTCCATGCGATGGGCAATCCACTATTATGGTGGTTCGCATTACTAGCAATTTTCGGTTCGCTCTGGGTAATTGTTAAAAGTCCTTGGTTAATTGTTAATAGACTCAAGATCGAGCGGGCGGTATTGGCACCGATTCGAGAAATCAATCTTAATTATTTGAGTGTACCCTTATTTGTTTTAATTAACTATGTAGCTAACTTATTACCTTGGGTAAGAGTTACGCGCTGCTTATATATTTATCACTACATGGGTGCGATCGTATTTGCAGTGATGGGTTTAGCTTGGTTTGTCGATGTGTGGTTGCGCAGTAATTCCCAAATTTGGCGAGGAGTTGGCATTACCACAATTTTTAGTATTGTGGCTAGTTTTATCTTTTGGTTGCCGATTTATTTAGGATTACCGATCGAAACTTCGGCTTTGAGTTGGCGGCTGTGGGACTTTTGGATTTTTAATTGGATTTAG